Below is a genomic region from Henckelia pumila isolate YLH828 chromosome 3, ASM3356847v2, whole genome shotgun sequence.
GCCGCCTCGGCCACGCATGTTAAGAGCACTTCCAAGGTCTGCGAGCTTCGCAGTATCTTCAACACCAGCTTCTTTAACGATGAGGATATTGTGGGGCTTAATGTCGCAGTGCACGTACCCCATTGCGTGCATATGAGAAAGAGCCACGAGAATTGATCTCGTGTGCTTCTTCACAAGAGGCTCCGGCAAGCCTTTTCCGGCGTTAGAAGACTTGTTGATCTCGCCGGCCAAACAACCTCCGGAGGCGTACTCGAGAAAGATATTGTACAACTCCTGACCATCTTCTTGGGACGTCTCGTCCCCGAAACATCGGATGATGAACGGACAATTGTTGAAACGATCCAACAACTTCTTTTCTTTCACTAGTGATTTGCATTCCGATGATTTTGATGATTTTACAGCAACCACCAGGCAGCTGCTATCTTCTTGTTGGATTACGCCTTTGCTCACAAAAGCGAAACCACCTCTTCCCAATTCTTCTCCTCTAATCCAATGCATTTCTTCGTGTGTTTCTTGCGTACGTTCTTTTCAGAATTTGGTTTAAGATGAAAAAGCTAGAATGGATCGGAAGGTGTTTATATAGAGGGAATTCCCGAGCGCTTACAATTTGTATTCTGTGAGGAGTTTGGTTTTCTAATTAGGATGGGATTTTCATTGATTGCCTAATTAGGAGACCAATTTAAAATTTACAAGTTCAATGTAATTTGcttttaaaatcaaatttacgAGTTTAAAATGTGATCACATTTGTAGCTTTtgcaaatttatattaaatattttcaaatttacgAGTTTAAAATGTtgacaaaattttaatatttgtaaAGGGGATAATATATGTCTTCACCCCAAAATTATATGGCccctttggttttttttttttttgttgaagacgttcttttagtttttttttccttgttCCTATTATATATTTTCCCAAACTTTAATTCCAAatccaattttaaattcaaatccaattcaAATTCCAATTTTTAAAAGAACCAAACACATTGTTAGGAATATAACTAACATCACTATTTTTTCAGTGTATTTTGCAAATTATAGCTTCTAAactttttctaaaaatattttaatttataatatattatcgACATAATTCTTTCTACAAGATGATAATATTTATCActaattcattatttttaaatatttataacaATTACAATGagtaaaaatagaaaaaaaaacatataaattaCAATTCCAAAATGAAATTTATATACCACTTAGGCCACAACCAAAACcaaatattttgttttctttttcttcgaATAGCATATGCTGATAGTTGTTAGTGGTTGAGTACTTGAGTTCGTgcatattctttttttttttttgtggcaAAAAACACTTCTTAATACTATAATCCTTCTGAAATAGTTGCTCGATCGGGTCGCTACAAAGATCAAACGTCTGTCAACCGTTTTGCACAACAAGGTTAGTTTCTCGGACAAGATTATCTTCTCTTCTCTAGTGAAGCCGAAGATCcaattctttagttaattacaTGGTTGTCATTTGGTCACGATAAGCATTCCCGAAAAGGACTTCTAGAAATGGTTCACGAGGATGAAATAGATATCGAAGTGTCTCCGAAAAAACGACTGGGATTCTTACACTCTCGTGCTCTCTAAGCTTGGCTTCCGCCAAAATCCAGATCAAAGGCTTCAAAAAATTcttgttttataatttaattacaaaatttttgaaacaaaaataaattaaaaacaaaatcacGATTAAACGCTAGTTATGATAATATGATATGCTATACTTTAAACTATTAACTATAGATCCCTAATAAATGTCCAATAAATACAGCTTAAAACCCCATATATAATTTCTGCTACCTGTTAGAATGAAAATATTGTTGCTATGAGTAGGGCAAAAACCTACCATACTATTGGGTGAGTATGCTACACCAAATAAGTACTTCTCCGTTTTGTTTTTTATAAGATGTTCGCACGAATATCTAACTGCAAAACCAAAAAACAAGAGTTCTTCTCCCGATGTAGCATAGACTTACCCCATACTTTAATGTTCACGTTTCGAATCCACAAATTATTCAGCGAGTATGAATTTTCGTGTCTTCTTATTCGGAAAGGATTGTGACACAATCTTAATATCTTCCAGATCCTGGAATCAAGAAGAGCCAACATTTATCACCTCAATTTTGAAAACTAATGATCTTGCTACATAGCCAATATTAGGCATTAATGGAGTTTTCGTTCGAATCTAGGGGAGTAAAAGATCATGAATAATTTTCTAAACGAATAATGTTACCTATCAGAATATAGGGGCATTGCTTGGCTATTAAAAAGTTGAATCTCGTCCTTCAGCATCTGTTTcaagtttaaaattttccatTTGAAGAAGGAAGGCTCGTCTTCCGAATCGGCCATGGGGCACCTCCCATTACAGCTTCAATTTCTTGTATCTCTCGTGGAACTTTCGTCATGTTTACGCAACCATCTGATGTAACATACTGAAAACGTACAAAAGAGAGCACATGATTTGCATATTTCTGATTCTGaagttttgagattttaaaaTACGGTCGTAACTTCAAAACATTAGACAGAACCTTATATCACAAAAGGTTGGAAGaaaattgagatattttttaTGATTGAAAAGGGTAAAACCAGCTGAGCCACCGAGAaaaccagccctcgctcgatccgtaagatctttcggctcaaggcatctgcaactgcatttga
It encodes:
- the LOC140888345 gene encoding mitogen-activated protein kinase kinase kinase 20-like, which produces MHWIRGEELGRGGFAFVSKGVIQQEDSSCLVVAVKSSKSSECKSLVKEKKLLDRFNNCPFIIRCFGDETSQEDGQELYNIFLEYASGGCLAGEINKSSNAGKGLPEPLVKKHTRSILVALSHMHAMGYVHCDIKPHNILIVKEAGVEDTAKLADLGSALNMRGRGGEDEDDDDGGFRGTVLYAAPESISNQTYVPQSDVWSLGCTVLSMLTGNNSPWKFDKSCMNAVDVMMKIGCSDQIPEMPRKLISKEAMDFLKKCFVKDPTSRCTAHMLLDHPFIKAAPLAGRCSSSRRRHHHHHHHHLASRLFHGISSLVPTCFHLHHSAAVS